In the genome of Panthera uncia isolate 11264 chromosome X, Puncia_PCG_1.0, whole genome shotgun sequence, the window ACTTTCCACAGACTTTTCCTAGGGtatgcacacagtaggtgccaaATAATGTTTGCCACATGAGCAAATGACCTTTATAGTCCAGGCAGAGGTGGGCTGTGGAAGCCATCCTGTCAGCTCCTGTAGGATCCTGACTACAGTGAAAGCACAAATCCATTTAAAAGCAATCATTTGTTGACAGCACCCAATGCTTAACTAAGGTATTGTCTCATCCaaccctcacaacaatcctgtggGGTGGGAAACATTgctactttacagatgaaggaatcCAAAACTCCAGTTCATTCCCAAAGGGCCATGTTGACTTTGTGATCCATGCATTTCTTAAATAGAATGTGCTAGAAAGAggtgccagtgtggctggaacaaaGTGAGCAAGGGAGTTTGTGGCAGGAGATGGCGTCAGACTGCTTAGCAGGGACCAGACTGAGCAGGTTCTTGTGGGCCGCAGGGAGTGATGGGGGTGGACCAAGTGAGGTGGAAGAAGATATGGTAAGAAATAGGCAGATTTGGAGTCTCTTCTGCCTGCAGGATTTTCAGTTGAATCATCCACCCgttcttcatttgttcattctttattCACTAAATCCTTGGCCTGTTTAAACAAGGTAGTGATGGGGTGGAGCCTAGAGTCAGAGTGCTTGAAGTTCAAACTAGACCTCCACCATACCCTTGGGAAAGTGACTTAACCCCTCTgagacttggtttcctcatctgtcaaaatGATCAACTGACCCACCTGTaagggggtgtgtgtgttggtgggagATGACCTCTATATTTTCGCATGTGCTGTGGCTTCTGCCAGGAATGtcctttacctctctctctcaaggatatCTTTGGCCAAGGTCTCCAGGAAGTCCCCTCGTCCAGGACTCAGATTCCATCTCTTCTTCCCCCAGCCTCCCACAGTCTTCAGGTCAAATTCTTCTTCTACTCCCTCCTCCGTGCCAGGCAGCCTCAGTCTCACTCCTGGGTCTTTTCTTTGGCTATTCCTTCCCTGTCTTTCCTGGATGCTCTGTCTGCATTCCATCTCCCAGTGTCCCCCAGATGGGGAACTCCCCATTAGTCAGGTAATTTCCCAACATGTAGAGGTATGTGTTTCCCAGTTTTTTGCTCAATAACTGAAGTAAACAGGCTGTGTGCTGGACCCGTGGTGGCCTCTCCGGGGGACAGGAGCAGGTGCAGGTCTACAGATCTTTCTGGCTCATCTCAGGGCCGGAAGTCGGGGAACTTAGGAATCTGTCTCCAGACTGCGTCTTCCTGGGGCCCCCATTCCTAGGTTTCTACTATTCATGGCCCCCAGCATAATTCGCTTTCTCTAGGTGGCTCGATTCCCAGAAATACATGTTTTCTAGATTGTTTTACAGAAGAATGAGGATTCCCCTCAAGAGTGTCTCAACTCCCTGAGGCAGAGGTAAGGCTCCACTGCACTGTCTCCATCTTCTCCAGCAGGAATGAATGAACCGAAGGGGTTCCAGgaatgattttctttgttgtgcaTTGGTGAGCAATGACCCTGAGACACACACACCTGACATATGTTCATAATCAGTATCGTACCCGCGTTTATAATGCACACTCGCACATATCCATGGCACATTAATGCACATGTacatgcgtgcatgtgcacacacacacacatctataatTCAGATTGTTATGGCGCACACATGGCTGTAACTTTAAATGCATTCTGCATACACTCAATACATCCTTAATTCTTGCCCAGACCCATAGGTCTGCATATCATACATACACAAAGATATGTCTCATAATGCACAAACTTCCACTTTCTTGTAAACACAGACCTCTCATACCCTGTGGTAGCGACCAGAATCACTCACTTCAGCTCAGTCTTCCCAAGATGACCAAAAATTCATCAACTTTGTCTTTACTTCCACCCATCAACTGACCTATTTTACAGAGGGAAATCGACCCAGAGAAAGTAGCACCCTGACAGACTCCAGGTGTCATGAATCTTTCATCTGAACCCTTTCACAGAGGGGTCCCTCCACTCACAGCACACATGGGGCTTCAAATGTTCAGCCTACtctctttctgtgcttcagtttacTCCTTTGTAAATGGGAATGATGATAATATTGACCCTCTTAGGTTTGTTGTGGATTAAATGAATTCATGATGCTATGCAGTCTTAAAACACTAACCAGGCACACTAGGTATTAGCTAATTCCACAGTTATGATTATTCTTAGGATTTGTCTCATCACAAGGGGCTCAGAATTCAGTAAATGCGAATTGGTGCAAAATCGAATGAGCAAATGTTAACAGTATTAGTGCCTGGGTTTGTTCCCTTCATTGTGGAGACACGTGCCGTTCTGACTCTTCTCTATTCTCCATGATGTCCAGCGCTATTGTTAGTATACAGTAGGCGTTGATAAGTGTTGAATAAATGTTCAAACGAAAGGATCACATATTCTGACTTTGTTCCCTCGCTCAGATGTCCTCTCCTTCTACcagccctcctccaccccagatGCCCAGACTTAGTTCTAGTATACAGTAGACGCTATCAAGTGTTGAATGAATGTACAAATACCAAAGGAATCTGTGTCTGGGTTTGTCCCGGGGGCTCCTTCTGGCAGATGCTGACTCTAGCTTCTGTTTGCTCCTGCCCCAGCTCAGAGCACCTCACAGGCACTTCCTCGGTCCACCCCCGGCCATCCCCCCACTTGCGGTCTCGCGGAGCTATTTCGTCTCTGCTAATTGTGGCATTGGAGCAGGGCTGTTGGGAGTGGGTGGGTGCAGGTGTTCGAGCGGCGGGGTGCCAACCACAGGCATGCCTCTGCCGCCTTTGCCGCGGTTCAACGCCGAATTAACGCGGAACCGCCAGCCGAGAGGCTCTGGCGGGTGGAAACCTGGACACGTCGGCCAATCAGAAAGTGCCTGCCAGGGCGAGTAGCCAACCAGGAAACCCGTAACGCGGAGCTCTGCAGAGGAACGTGCTGTACTGGCCAAGGGCGCTGCAGAAGGCGGAAGGGGGGGAGGGTGCGCGCAGACGCTGGGATCAAGACGGCCACGAAGGGACCGATACTCGCTTTCGCTCCTGCCAAACTATGGCCAGAGCggaaaatactgttttccacaacaaGCCGCTGCTACTCTGCCCGTGCTGTGCCCTTTGGCTTAGAAGATGGTATTGCCCCACTCCTGGGGAAGAGATCCGTTTATTGAAGTTTGGGAGGTCCGGgggtcagagtgggagagagaggtgtTAGAGCTTCTCATCCTCAGGGTCTATGCATTCAGGCACGTGTAGACAGGGCCGTTTCTCCTCCACCACCGCCTTCTGCCCCTGCAGCATCTCGCACAGTGTTGATGGCTTCCCCCAGAAGGTCACGTTCTTCTCACCCTGACCTTCGACCACGGTAACGGTGGGCCTGGGGCATTAGAGGGGAATGGAGGGGAGAAGCTCAAGGAAGGCAAGAATGCATTCAACAAATtcttattgagtgcctactgtgtgcccaaCACTATTTTCTGGCTATGAGATATCGGGCAATTTCTGTATCTTCCCTCTGCTCATCTGAAACATGGGAATAATTGGCATAATGATAATACCCACCTTACTGGGCTGAGTGAGGATAACTGAGTTAATTTAGATAAAATGCTCAGAGTGCTgtctggtacacagtaagtgctcaataaatgctggtaATTGTTCCTTATTAACAAGAGTTACCCTCTCCTACCTTCCAAATCCTTTACGTCTCTCTCTATTGCCCACTGGAAAAGACGCCAGATGCCTTGCCCTGGTATTCGAGACCTTGCTTTTGGGCCCACATGCCTGCCCCAAGccaacctctctctcttccatttcatCTGGACTTAGTCCCACATCCAGAATGGTCTTTGCCTGGCTTATTCCTCCCACAAGGCAAGCACTCCATTCATCTGCTCTCACTCCAGTCCCCTCATTCAAATCCATTCGTTTCCCCACTCTGTCAAGTGCTTTCTGCCTCCACTCAACACCTCTAACTCCTTTTCAAGATCCCCTAGAAACCCCAGAGCGAGAGACCAGTTCCCAGATGGCAGGCCTTCCATGAGTTGAGAATGGCCCACTCAATCTAGTGGCTTGGTGTATCTGGAAATACAGAAGGGATGAGTGGGCGTTTTAACCCTCTCCAACACCTGGGCCACCAGGAAACACTTCGGGCGGCTGGTCACCTATGTCCAGGACTCTGCTCACACAGTCCTGACACTGGGAATGCCCTTCCTGCCAGGGGAGACCCGATAAGCTTCCTGGGCCTGGGTCAAGATGGCAGCCCCTTATCCATGCCCCAACTGTTCCACATTTGCCTTCTGTCGGGGCCCTGCTGACCTGGATCCTTTGGGGGACCCAAGGGACCTGGGTTCTGTGGGCCTATGATTGTTGCCAAAAAGGCCTTCAAGTGCCTTGGGGCAGTGAGACGTTGAGTGAGATGTGGGTGGCTGAAGgaatgaataactgaatgaaGGCTTGAGTGACAGAAGGAGCAAATGGAAGCATGGGTAAccgagagagtgagagcacacgGTCACAGGAAGGACTGGGGGAATGGGGGAATGGCTGAGTGACTGAATGAGAGGCTCAGAGGGCACAGAGGCTACCAATTCTCCCCTCAGTATTCTCTTTCTCGGCTGCTTCCTtagtttctctcctcttcctgcagGTGAGAGGTGGCAATTGTCAGGGCAGGCACCTTAGACCCAGGAGTGGACGCCCTGGTTGCAGGGAGCTGAGCAgactctcccaccccctcctgggCACACTGTGCCCCCTCACTTACCGGAACTTGGGGAGCGGGGCTGTGCAGAGGCGCTGGCGGGTTTGTACAGGGTTGGGTTTACACGGGGGCATGCACAGCCCCCAGCTACTCCACTCCGACCACGAGCCTTTCCCTGCAAGGAGTCAGAATGAGAGGTCTCAGTGGGgtgggaaatgagagagagagagagagagaggtggcagGGACATGGGGTCCACGGTAGAGTCAGAACCGCCCCCTTCACTGCATGGGCGGCCCCAGCCTCACAGGCTCGTCTGCAGGGGCACTCACAGGGGCAGCGCTGGATGTTATAGCAGTGACGGATGTCTTGTTGTTCCCCGATGCACCGCTGCCCGTCAAACTTGCGGCCCTTGCAGCTCCGAGTGCGTGTCTGCTGGCCGGGGATCTCCTCACAGCTGATAGTTTTTATGTTCCGACGGGAGCAGGGGCTCCACTGCCCCCAGGGCCCCCACTCTCCGTTCACTGCAGAGACAGGGGCAACCAGAGAAGGGGGCCAGTGAAGGGATccagaggaaggaatgaagacTGGGGGAAGGAGCGGGGGTGAGCAGATGTGTGGATGGGGGATCAGGGGTGGGACTGAGGCACCAGGGCCAGGAATGGGGGAGTCAGAGGCAGGAACAAGGCGTTAGTAGCAGGAACTGGGCAGCAGAGATGGGTGAGGGCTAAGGCATGGCGACAATACATCTTGAGGTACTGACCTGGGCAGGGCTCGGCTGTGTTGCAGATTAAGGTCCGGACGTTATCACCAGCACAGAAGGGGCCCCCATGCTGGGGCTTAGGGTGATCACATGTCCGTCGTTCCAGGATCTGGCCCAGGCCACAGGTCACAGGGCAGGGGCTTATAGGGCTCCATGGTCCCCAGCCACCAGCCACTGTTGGGGTGGGGGATGAAGTGAGAAGAAAGTCCACCTCAATCTTCCCCTCAGCCCCTAGACCCTCGAGGCAGACGAACGAAGCCCCAGTGAAGAGCTCCATGGTCACGTGGCCTAGGATCTCTATCCCCTGAAATGGCAGAGTGTCTGTGCCCGAGTCAAGAACAGAGTGTCAGAGGCCTCATCCCTGTGTACCTGGGCAGGGTGGCAGGCCGGGGCAGGTCTGCTGTTCACTGTCTGGCCCCGGGCAGGGATTTCCAGGAGGCTCCTTGGACGGCTTAGGTGCAGAACACGTGCGGCTTCGTATCTCCACAGGTTTGCTGGGTCCACCGTGGCAGGAACCCGAGCAGGGGCCCCAGGGACCCCAGGCAGCCCAGGCCCCGTGTACTGTGGTGGGACAGGGCGGGGGGATGCTAAGTGTGGTCATGCATGCTGAAGTCCTCCAGCCCTGGCGGTTCCCTGCTGGAACCCCCAGACCCACCCCGGGTGCCTGCATCAGTGCCCTGTGGTTGCCTTCACTCACTGGGGCAGGCCTTCTGGGTGTCGCAGGGTTCTGATTCCTGTGGCTTTCCTGGGCAGTGGCCCCCAcacttgggggtggggtgatCACATGTTCGCTGACGGGTCCGGGTCCCTTTGGAACAGGTGACAGAGCAAGCCGTCCAGGGACCCCAGTTGGACCAGCCACCCATCTCTGTGGGATagaagggagggggacaggatGGAAATGGGGGCATTATGCGGGGGTCCTTGCTTCCTCACGTGCCCCACATCCTCTGCCACACTTGGTGCAACATCATTGCTCCTCCAGACTCTTGCAGTAGCCTTCACACCGGTCCCCTCTGCTTCAGCCCTCACCACATACAATCTGCCCTCCTCCTGACAGTGAGAGGGATGTCACAAGCCAAGTCCACTCACGTTCCCCGTCTGCCCACGACCACAGAATAAAAGCCAGCATCCTTAGCCTAGCCCACAAGGATCAGTTCCCCTTTGATGTCGCCTCCCACAACTCTCCTCCAGCCACACCGGCCTGTTCCTTAGTGCCTCACACACATCAGGCACAGTCCTGCCCTTAGGGCCTCTGCCCTGATCGTTCCCAGGGTCGCCTGCCTTGGGGATCCTCCTCACCAGGACAGCACGGGTGGTCCTCACAGGCCTGCAGCTCCCACTCGAGGGTCCCAGGCTCGACCTTCTCAGAGCACTGCCCATCCCAGCCTATGCAGCGCCGGTGCCGTAACTGGGATCCCTTAGTGCAGGTCACCGAGCAGGGGGCCCACGCAGACCACGGTGACCATCGTGGAGGCCTGCAGAGAGGAGCACATATGTCTCATCCTGGCTGGAGCTGGCAAGGATGATGTACTGGACTACAGAGTGTGGGCAGGCACAGGGCAGGGGTGCGGGCTGAGTGTATGTGGAATGGATTGGTCAGAGTACCTACCTCTTTAGGGATGTCAGGGATTAAATGGGAAGAGGAGGGCACGCAGTAAGCACTTAACGATATCATTGACGTTCACGATCAGGGACCTGGAACCCTTTGAGGTCCCCCAAAGATAGTGCCAGGCATGCAGTAAGCAAATATAAGGACTAGGGGCCCAGACCTGCTGTCAGAAACCTGCCAGGCGACCACCGTACATGATAGCTGGTAAACAGGAAGTGCTTCATAAACAGGAGCTATTAACCCAGTGAGCTTAGAGACCTGGTCAGAAATACCCCAGATCTATCCCCAACTCCCTGCACAGCATAATACTAAACTGATGTGAACTGCTGACACGACTAGGGGCCCAGAGCTGCCTTCAAAACTCCCCAAGCTCCCCTTCCATAGGGTGTATCTAGGATATACAGTAAACTGTTAGAAAACATGTTTGGCATACAGTAAGGGTTCAATACATGTAGGCTGGCATCATGATTGGGAGACTAGAGACACCCTCATAAATCCTCCAGCTACCCATGACCTCTGCAATGCATCCAGTGTGCTGGGAGTACTCAACGAATAACGTGAAGTGTCATCATAACTAGGGGCTAAtcaggagcctggagctgccCTCACAATTCCCCAAACTCTCCCACCCCCACGACACATCTGTATACAGTAAGCATTCAGTATGAGCTGAAATCACAATTAGGGGATGTGAGCTACCTTCAGAATACCTGAGCTGTACTCCACCCACGATGCTTCCAGTATGCAGGAAGTGCTCAATAACCAAGCtatggcagtggttctcaacccggGGTGGTTTTGCCCCCGGGCGGGGGGACaattggcaatgtctggagacagtttGGTTGTCGCGATTGGCTGGGGGAGTTGCTACTGGCATCAAGTGGGAGGACAGGGAGGCTCCAGAGTACAGGTTTTGCAATGCACAGGTCAGCTCCCTACAACAAAGAATGTTCcggccccaaatgtcaacagaGGCTGAGAACCTCTGGGCTGTGGTCCTGATCAGGGCCTTGGAGTCGCCCTTGGAAATCCCAGAGGAGCAAAGGCCCCAGTTGTGGGTGGCCTCTCCTGCAACCCCCGTGCCCCCTCACCTGCATGCTTGGCACAGCTTGCTGCCAGGCTTCTGGAAGGCGTAGGCAGGGTTGAGGCAGCAATCATTCACACTGACACCTCCCCCCAGGAGGCCCGTGCACTTGCCTGTGGCTTCCTCATACTGGGTGAAGCACAGTACGGGGTCTGAGCCTGgaacagggttggggggggggcacggtcAGGGCTGTCATGGGCCCCGGGCACCCCAGGGCGCCCTCACCCACTCACCTGTGGCTGGCAGCAGGGCGagcagcagcggcagcggcagcagTGGTAGCAACCGAGGGGCCTGTGCTCGGGCGGGCATGTTGAGCACTGCACCCCAGCAGCTCTGCCCTCCGCCAGAGAGGAGGCCTGGCTTTGTATGGGCTGACCCGGCTCTGGAATCAGTGGGAAAGAGGAACCGGGCCAGGAGGaactgggagggggagggcagttgggggggaggggagagtgtcGTGCAGGGTCCCGGAAGCTTCAACCTCTTTCCTGTCACCTCTTCCCCTGGAGGcctcctgctctgctctcccctccctaCTTCCTGCCTCACTCTTGGTCCGGTTTTGCTCCtcactgtatccccagcacccgCACCCTGCCCAGCAACCCTTGAGTACTCAGTCAGTGCTCCCTGGTCACATCCTTACTGAGAAGAAATGGAGCATACACTTGCTatctgggtgaccttgggtaagtcacttgaacctctccgagcctcagtttctccaacgGTAAAAAGCAGTCTGTACCACAACGATAGTGTCAACCTCAAGTGGGGGTTGGACGACGAGAAATGAGTGTAGGGTGCTCAGTGTGTCCCTCCTCATTGGATCGAGGTAATTGCTTCATCCTCCTCTTTCCTGAAAGTGAGGTTCCCTGTGGTCAGCATGGGGAAGGGCGGTCAGCACAGGGAAGTGAGAAGGGGAAGTGAAAGTATGGGAAAAAGGGTGTGGGAGTGAAGTGGGACTATCCACTGTCCCAggtgggggcagctggggcctggggagggggtggatggGAGGGACCGAGCTTGACCACGATCCATGGAGTAACTGGGGTGGGTAACAAGCCCCGCCCTGAGCCTGTATCACGGAGTTTGTTGCAAAGACTGGGACTTTCAGATTCTTAAAAgtccttagaacagtgcctggcatacagtaggtgctgcTTGTTAAATACATTCACTCAACGTGTATTGAGCATCTATTGGGGGTCAGATGCTGTTCTTGGCACTTGATGGAGCAGAGCATAAGATGGCCCCAAATCCTGGCCCTCTAGGGGCTTACGCTCTAAAAgaggagacaaacaaaaaaggtcaTCTCCCTCACAGAGGCTTTCTCTAGCTACCCTTTTGTATGGCACTCCTGTCACTCTGTAGCCCAGGGGCTCTCAAACCTTAGTGTGCATCAGAATTATCTGGAAGATCTGTTGAatcacagattgctgggccccacctgtttctgattctgtaggtgtGGGGTAGGACTCAAGAATGTacatttctaggggtgcctgggtggctcagtcagttaagcatccgactttggctcaggtcatgatcttgtggttcgtgagctcaagccccacattgggctccacactgatagcgcagagcctgcttggaattctctctctccttctgtctctctcaaaataaataaataaacttaaaaaaggttaaaaaaaaagaatatagatttctagggatgcctgggtggctcagtcaaacatccgattcttgatttcagctcatgtcatgatctcatgatttgtgagattgagccccgtgttgggctttgcactgtcagtgcagagtctgcttgggattctctctttctttgcccctcccctgctcacgctctctctcaaaataaataaacattaaaacaaaaagaatgtgcatttctaccAGGCTCCCAGGTGacactgatgctgctggtctggggactaCACTTTAAGAACCATTCTAGTCACTGAAACCTCTTTCTTTGTAGGTCTCATCTATAAAAACAATTCTGCATGCTCCTTCTTTTGCTGTTAATAATTAAGTCCTCTTCAGCCCCTTGTTGATGCAGGTAAAACTGAGCTCCACGGacctgctcttttcttttttctcataagCCCTGATGAGTGAAACTCCAGAGCCCACTTTAAGAACAGGAAGTTctttaattaacaaaaaagagtctggggtgcctgggtggctcagtcagtaaagcatctgacttcggctcaggtcatgatctccagggttcgtgaatttgagccctgcgttgggctctgtgctgacagctcagagcctggagcctgctttggattctgtgtctctctctctgctcctcccctacatgtgctgtctctctctctcaaaaatacatcaacatttaaaaaagtctaaGAAAGTTAGGAAGGCCGGGTGTCATTTCCTCTGCATTCATGGAGGGAGAGATACCAttctgcaaattaaaacaaggtaaTAGAATTTGATCGGGTCAGGTGTTAAAAGAGAACTTTCGCAAGGATGTTGGTCTTGTGTTATGGGTGATATGTTGACATTTGTATCCGTTACAGATGTACTGTTTCCTGAGAACATAAGCCTGTCTTTGAAAGTATGCTTTGAACAAAGGGATCTTGCTAAGATTCCAAGACTCAAACATCAGCGCGGTGTTAATCCTGCAGAAACAAACTCCCCAAGAAACCTGTGATTCTGGTTGGCTGTTTTATCTAATCACCCGTTGCCCTGGTAATAATGATAGAATTGATAGTTCCTTTGTGCCTAAACTATATACTCCTAGGACTCCCTGTGGAAGAGGGGTGTTGGTGCTTCCATCTTCTCCCACGTTTGGCAATAAAATGGCTCTGCAGATTTATTATTTCAACGGAGTGAGAGATTCTTGTCTCACATCATTATTGCACTGCCGCCTGATATGatgtatttatctgtttctttcttgtccATCACCATCACCCTCACTAAAATGCCTGCTCTCCAAAGGGCAGGGATTTGTGCCTGGCTTGGTAACTGCTGTGGCCGCAGGGCTCAATAAACAGGCGCcgaatgaataaatatgtgaaatcaACAAGACTCTAGAGATTCTGACAAGTGCGATGAAACAGAGTCTGGGCTGGTGGTAAAAATGTGGGCATCGCCGCTGAGGGGATAAGTAGAGTCTCAAGGGCCGGCACTGGAGCAGACTTCCAGGAGACCTCACCTTGTGCCAGGTAAAACCCCGGGAACTCCAGCGTTTCAAGTTTTGGAGAACTGGGAGAAGCCAGCGCAGGGGACAGAAGAGACAGGACCCGTAGAGGAAGTGACTTTCTCCCAGGCCTGGCATATTTGCTCCGTGGTCTCTCATACAGTCTCATTTGGCCTTGGTCATTttctctcacctttttttttttttttaaacacagttacACACAGTTCTGGATCTCTAGTCTCTACTAGAGTGTCTTAGGAGCAGGGCTCATTTACATATTTGGTCTCACAGCCTCTCAGACTTTCCTTCACACACTCAGGGAGTCATTTTCTCTGTCATGGATTCCTGGTCTCCTACaaacagcttctctctctctctctctctctctctctctctctcacacacacacacacacacacacacacacacacacacgtcttacAGCCTCCCTCATTTGGCCAGTACCACCACCATGTCCTCTTACAGGTTTTTCACATGCACACAACGCAGTCACGCCTTTAGATGTTTCTACCACTTAGTCACATATCAGAATAGTCACTGATTTATAGCCCCTGCTGGTCTTTCATGAACTTTCTTGCACACAGACGAAATCGCCATCTCTCCTACCTCTTCTCACCCAAGCCCCCATCCATCTCACACAGCCACAGTCGCCGATGGTAGCTAAGGTGCACACGCATGCAGTCATACGGTATCTCAGACACTGTGTCAGTCACCTCGTGTCACGTTTCTTCTCCAGCGGCGTTCAGTATACCCAGTCCTGATTTACAGCCTTTAACAGTCTCTTGCAAGGAGGTTCACATACACTCACACCATCTGTATCTCAGATGCTGTCTCGGTCACCTGTTCACTGTCACGGTCATGTTTCTTCAGTCAGCTTCTGCCATCTGTAGTCACCAATTCTCAACTGCTATGAGGCTCtcagtgtcacacacacacacacacacacacacacacggtctcTCATGGCCTTGGTCCTTCACACCATCTTTCCTTAGCAGGGACACTTGAACACAGCTACAGCCTTGCCCGCTTCTCCCACATACCAATCCCATGGCCTCCCAGGGcctcattttctgattttcacaCACATTAAAACCtctaactaggggcacctgggtggctcagtggcttaagtgtccgacttcggctgaggccgtggtctcacggtttgtgagttcgagccccacactgggctctctgctgtcagtgcagagcccacttcagatcctctgtccccttctctctctgcccctccccagtttgttctctttctctaaataaatacacttaaaaaaatattttaaagaatcccTCTGATTAAAGTCCCACATGAGATGTTTCACAGACTCGCTCACACACTGCTGGGCTGTTGATTCTCTCTCACACAGTGCCGTGTACCTTCTCGGCTCTCACTCACAAACACTTATGTGGTCTCTCGTACTGTTTCAGTCACTTGGCCTCGCCATCATTTTCTCTCCTGCTGTCACAGTCCCCCCTGAGCCTCTGGGCTAGACTGGAGTAGAAACTGTAATCAATCTTCCACTCGTctcaggtacacacacacacacacacacacacacacacacacacacacacacaaagcacacgtacacatgcacatgcacactttGCAGCCTCATGCTTCCCTGGCCAGAGCCATCTTTTCTCAGGTGCTCAGTCTTTGCTAGTCTCACACGAACAGTGTCGACACACGCAATCACGCGTTCCTGGATCTCGTGTCTCAGGCACCCATCTGGCCTCACAGCCATTTTCTCCTCGTACCATCGACTTTCCCCACAAGGCTGCCATGGCTTCAGTTGCTACCACAGCCTTGCGTGAAGTTTCACACACAAACCATCTCCCGGTCATCTGCTTATTTACAGTGAAGTGTCTCTGACCATCTCCACTGCACCTTCGTGCCCGTACAGGCTCACACATCGTTTTGGTCACTCGGTCTGTCTCGCTCACCATCATCAGCCTGTCAGTGTCGGGGGTGTGGCCCCCGCTACCTTTGCCTAAACAGGACTTCACACACACCTCCGGTCTCTTGCACAGTACCTTAATCAGTCATTCCGTCCCACAGTGATTTTCTGCCACACAGCCATAACTTCTCACATAGACACGATGTCGCTTGTGGTTACAGCCACCACTCTCTCATACACGGTTTCACACGCATG includes:
- the CFP gene encoding properdin — encoded protein: MPARAQAPRLLPLLPLPLLLALLPATGSDPVLCFTQYEEATGKCTGLLGGGVSVNDCCLNPAYAFQKPGSKLCQACRPPRWSPWSAWAPCSVTCTKGSQLRHRRCIGWDGQCSEKVEPGTLEWELQACEDHPCCPEMGGWSNWGPWTACSVTCSKGTRTRQRTCDHPTPKCGGHCPGKPQESEPCDTQKACPIHGAWAAWGPWGPCSGSCHGGPSKPVEIRSRTCSAPKPSKEPPGNPCPGPDSEQQTCPGLPPCPVAGGWGPWSPISPCPVTCGLGQILERRTCDHPKPQHGGPFCAGDNVRTLICNTAEPCPVNGEWGPWGQWSPCSRRNIKTISCEEIPGQQTRTRSCKGRKFDGQRCIGEQQDIRHCYNIQRCPWKGSWSEWSSWGLCMPPCKPNPVQTRQRLCTAPLPKFRPTVTVVEGQGEKNVTFWGKPSTLCEMLQGQKAVVEEKRPCLHVPECIDPEDEKL